From the Streptomyces sp. Tu 2975 genome, one window contains:
- a CDS encoding cupin domain-containing protein, with amino-acid sequence MRGFTVMGKRFDVRKALVLTSCLAALAGVPSAANATPGSGVTGTVLAQGTSDDSLRITAKGRTDVVVRTLTIAPGGTTGWHHHPGQVLAVVRSGTLTRSLDDCSLEVTGPGGAILEPAGARHRHLGRNLGTEPVVLYVTYFLPAGSPLSVDEDAPDCAAG; translated from the coding sequence ATGCGTGGCTTCACGGTGATGGGCAAGCGGTTCGACGTGCGTAAGGCGCTGGTGCTGACGAGCTGCCTGGCGGCCTTGGCGGGCGTCCCGTCCGCCGCGAACGCGACCCCGGGCAGCGGGGTCACGGGCACGGTCCTGGCCCAGGGCACGTCCGACGACTCGCTGCGGATCACGGCCAAGGGGCGGACGGACGTGGTCGTCCGCACCCTCACCATCGCCCCCGGCGGCACGACGGGGTGGCACCATCACCCCGGCCAGGTCCTCGCCGTCGTCCGGTCGGGCACGCTGACCCGCAGCCTGGACGACTGCTCCCTCGAGGTCACCGGCCCCGGCGGCGCGATCCTGGAACCGGCGGGCGCCCGCCACCGCCACCTCGGACGCAATCTCGGCACCGAACCGGTCGTGCTGTACGTGACGTACTTCCTGCCCGCCGGCAGCCCGCTGTCCGTGGACGAGGACGCGCCGGACTGCGCGGCCGGATAG
- a CDS encoding uridine kinase produces MRLEPITWERLAENLAERVLRTRAADGSPWLRVAVDGAPASRPGELAELAGDALRVRGRGVVVVGTGGFLRPASLRYEYGREEPDSYYNGWFDTGALWREVFGPLEAGGSGRVLPDLWDPLTDRATRSMHVELPPGGVLLLHGPFLLGHWFPFDLTVHLMLSPPALERRTDEGERWTLPAYARYEEEVGPGDAADILVRADDPRHPAWSAAG; encoded by the coding sequence GTGCGACTCGAACCGATCACCTGGGAGCGGCTGGCCGAGAACCTCGCCGAGCGTGTCCTGAGAACGAGGGCCGCCGACGGCAGCCCGTGGCTGCGCGTCGCTGTGGACGGTGCCCCCGCGTCACGGCCCGGCGAGCTCGCGGAGCTCGCCGGCGATGCGCTGAGGGTGCGGGGGCGGGGGGTCGTCGTGGTGGGCACGGGCGGGTTCCTGCGGCCGGCGTCGCTCCGTTACGAATACGGGCGCGAGGAACCCGACAGCTACTACAACGGCTGGTTCGACACGGGCGCGCTGTGGCGCGAGGTCTTCGGTCCGCTGGAAGCAGGCGGCAGCGGACGGGTCCTGCCCGATCTGTGGGACCCGCTGACGGACCGGGCCACCCGCAGCATGCACGTCGAACTGCCTCCCGGCGGGGTGCTGTTGCTGCACGGGCCGTTTCTTCTCGGGCACTGGTTCCCGTTCGACCTGACCGTGCATCTGATGCTGTCTCCGCCCGCTCTGGAACGCCGGACGGACGAAGGCGAACGCTGGACGCTCCCGGCGTACGCCCGGTACGAGGAAGAAGTCGGGCCCGGTGACGCGGCGGACATCCTCGTACGGGCGGACGATCCACGGCATCCGGCGTGGTCGGCCGCCGGCTGA
- a CDS encoding PfkB family carbohydrate kinase produces the protein MTGLLVVGDVVTDVVARHSTPLAHGTDTAATIRILPGGAGSNVACWAAYRGCRDVRLLARAGVADLEWHAARLRTAGVRPLLVPDDEVPTATVVALVDRTAERTFLTDSGAVLRLCPADWTPDLLEGVGHLHLSGYLLFSGTSRATALAAMSAARKEGVTVSVDPASAGFIRERGVERLLSDLDGVDVLLPNTDEARLLTGLADPADAAVKLSRSVPLTVVTLGAGGALVAEAGTVTARLPSPAARVLDTTGAGDAFTGAFLAARLAGADARTAAEEGCRAGAEAVALFGGRP, from the coding sequence ATGACGGGGCTCCTCGTCGTGGGCGATGTCGTCACCGACGTCGTGGCCCGGCACAGCACGCCGCTCGCACATGGCACGGACACCGCGGCCACGATCCGCATCCTGCCCGGCGGCGCCGGCTCGAACGTGGCGTGCTGGGCGGCGTACCGGGGCTGCCGCGATGTACGGCTGCTCGCCCGTGCGGGCGTCGCCGACCTGGAGTGGCACGCGGCACGGCTACGTACGGCGGGCGTGCGGCCGCTGCTCGTGCCCGACGACGAGGTGCCGACCGCGACGGTCGTCGCGCTCGTCGACCGCACCGCGGAGCGGACGTTCCTCACCGACAGCGGCGCCGTGCTGCGGCTGTGCCCGGCCGACTGGACCCCCGATCTGCTCGAAGGGGTCGGCCACCTGCATCTGTCCGGCTACCTGCTGTTCTCCGGCACCAGCCGTGCGACGGCGCTCGCGGCGATGAGCGCGGCACGGAAGGAAGGCGTCACGGTGAGCGTCGATCCGGCCTCCGCCGGGTTCATACGCGAACGCGGCGTCGAGCGACTGCTGTCCGACCTCGACGGCGTGGACGTCCTGCTGCCGAACACGGACGAGGCGCGGCTGCTGACCGGTCTGGCCGACCCCGCCGACGCCGCCGTGAAACTCAGCCGGTCGGTCCCGCTGACCGTGGTGACGCTGGGAGCCGGTGGCGCGCTGGTCGCCGAGGCCGGCACGGTCACCGCCCGCCTCCCGTCCCCTGCCGCCCGGGTCCTGGACACCACCGGCGCCGGTGACGCCTTCACGGGGGCGTTTCTCGCCGCACGGCTGGCGGGTGCCGATGCCCGTACGGCCGCGGAGGAGGGCTGCCGGGCCGGTGCGGAGGCCGTCGCGCTGTTCGGCGGCCGCCCCTGA
- a CDS encoding pseudouridine-5'-phosphate glycosidase, with protein MPKTAAMVSEEVREALDTGVPVVALESTIIAHGLPRPRNLAVATELEALVRSGGAVPATIAVLDGRARVGLTKAELERVAGDLGMRKLGHRDLAPAVATGASGATTVSATAFLAGLAGVRVFATGGLGGVHRGWTETQDESADLRLLAQVGITVVCAGVKSILDVPATLQRLETLGVTVIGYGTGHFPGFYLASSGEPVDWTVDSPEEVAAVMRAKDVLAEPHSSLIVANPVPVEEQLDPALHDQVLARALDEAREEGVTGQAVTPFLLERLMRYTDGASLEANLAAVRGNVRLAARIAAAYA; from the coding sequence ATGCCGAAGACCGCAGCCATGGTGTCCGAAGAGGTAAGGGAAGCCCTCGATACCGGAGTGCCCGTCGTGGCCCTGGAGTCGACGATCATCGCGCACGGACTGCCGCGTCCCCGCAATCTCGCCGTCGCGACGGAACTCGAGGCCCTCGTCCGCTCGGGCGGCGCCGTCCCGGCGACCATCGCCGTGCTCGACGGCAGAGCCCGTGTCGGACTCACCAAGGCCGAGTTGGAACGGGTCGCGGGCGACCTCGGGATGCGCAAGCTCGGCCACCGCGATCTCGCTCCCGCCGTAGCCACGGGCGCGAGCGGCGCCACGACCGTCTCCGCCACGGCCTTCCTCGCCGGCCTGGCCGGCGTCCGGGTCTTCGCCACCGGTGGCCTGGGCGGCGTGCACCGGGGCTGGACCGAGACCCAGGACGAGTCGGCGGACCTCCGGCTGCTCGCCCAGGTGGGCATCACGGTGGTCTGCGCGGGCGTGAAGTCGATCCTGGACGTCCCGGCCACCCTGCAGCGGCTGGAGACCCTGGGGGTGACCGTGATCGGCTACGGGACCGGTCACTTCCCCGGCTTCTATCTGGCCTCCTCCGGAGAACCGGTCGACTGGACCGTCGACTCCCCTGAGGAGGTCGCCGCCGTGATGCGCGCCAAGGACGTCCTCGCCGAGCCGCACTCCTCACTGATCGTGGCCAACCCCGTACCGGTGGAGGAGCAGTTGGACCCGGCCCTGCACGACCAGGTGCTGGCGCGGGCGCTCGACGAGGCGCGTGAAGAGGGCGTCACCGGGCAGGCCGTCACGCCGTTCCTTCTCGAGCGGCTCATGCGGTACACGGACGGCGCGTCGCTCGAGGCCAACCTGGCGGCCGTGCGCGGCAACGTGCGGCTCGCGGCACGGATCGCAGCGGCGTACGCATGA
- a CDS encoding discoidin domain-containing protein, translating into MRLTTSTPPRRTAVLALSAVLLMIAAVLVARPGQADAAGTGGATAADPLISRGRTATASSLEGSGFAASNAFDGNTGTRWASAEGQDPQWISVDLGAAATVSRVTLAWEVAYARQYRVEMSVDGTAWTPVAAETAGDGGTDEFTGLAGKGRYLRVHGTARGTQYGYSLWEVDVYGTVGGAEPPTGAFTVVAAGDIAARCTASSSSCAHPKTAARAQQINPKFYLTMGDNQYDDARLSDFRNYYDKTWGAFKSKTRPVPGNHESYDPAGEFVGYKQYFGAVAYPQGEPYYSYDEGNWHFIALDSNTFDDASQISWLKDDLARNSKKCIAAYWHHPLFSSGGHGNDPVGRPVWDILYRAEADLVLGGHDHHYERFAPQDPAGRATADGIVQIVGGMGGAEPYAIEEIQPNSQKRISGPYGVLKLDFTDTTYRWSYVGTDGSVKDTSPTYTCH; encoded by the coding sequence ATGCGCCTGACCACCTCCACCCCACCACGCCGGACCGCGGTACTCGCCCTCTCCGCCGTACTGTTGATGATCGCCGCCGTCCTCGTCGCCCGCCCCGGCCAGGCCGATGCCGCCGGGACCGGCGGCGCCACCGCCGCGGACCCCCTGATCTCACGCGGCAGGACCGCCACCGCCTCGTCCCTCGAAGGCTCCGGCTTCGCCGCCTCCAACGCCTTCGACGGCAACACAGGCACCCGCTGGGCCTCCGCCGAGGGACAGGACCCCCAGTGGATCAGCGTCGACCTCGGCGCCGCCGCCACCGTCTCCCGTGTCACGCTCGCCTGGGAGGTCGCCTACGCCCGTCAGTACCGCGTCGAGATGTCCGTCGACGGCACCGCCTGGACCCCCGTCGCCGCCGAGACCGCGGGTGACGGAGGTACGGACGAGTTCACCGGCCTTGCCGGCAAGGGCCGCTACCTGCGCGTCCACGGCACCGCACGCGGCACCCAGTACGGCTACTCGCTCTGGGAGGTCGACGTCTACGGCACGGTCGGCGGCGCCGAACCGCCGACCGGCGCGTTCACCGTCGTCGCGGCGGGCGACATCGCCGCCCGGTGCACCGCGTCCTCGAGCTCCTGCGCCCACCCGAAGACCGCCGCCAGGGCCCAGCAGATCAACCCGAAGTTCTATCTGACGATGGGCGACAACCAGTACGACGACGCCCGTCTCTCGGACTTCCGCAACTACTACGACAAGACCTGGGGCGCCTTCAAGTCGAAGACCCGGCCGGTGCCCGGCAACCACGAGTCGTACGACCCGGCGGGCGAGTTCGTGGGCTACAAGCAGTACTTCGGCGCCGTCGCCTACCCGCAGGGCGAGCCTTACTACAGCTACGACGAGGGCAATTGGCACTTCATCGCCCTCGACTCCAACACCTTCGACGACGCGTCCCAGATCAGCTGGCTCAAGGACGACCTCGCCCGCAACAGCAAGAAGTGCATCGCCGCCTACTGGCACCATCCGCTCTTCAGCTCCGGCGGACACGGCAACGATCCCGTCGGCAGGCCTGTCTGGGACATCCTCTACCGGGCCGAGGCGGATCTCGTCCTCGGCGGCCACGACCACCACTACGAGCGCTTCGCGCCGCAGGACCCGGCCGGCCGGGCCACCGCGGACGGCATCGTCCAGATCGTCGGCGGCATGGGCGGCGCCGAGCCCTACGCGATCGAGGAGATCCAGCCAAACAGCCAGAAGCGCATCAGCGGCCCGTACGGCGTGCTGAAGCTGGACTTCACCGACACGACGTACCGCTGGAGCTACGTGGGCACCGACGGCTCCGTCAAGGACACCAGCCCCACCTACACGTGCCACTGA
- a CDS encoding MFS transporter, which translates to MYLATTGRPDTPPAPGSVPGAARRRVPGTVIALGAVSLVTDISSEMVTAVLPLYLVLGLGLSPLQFGFLDGLFNGVTALVRLVGGHAADRGGRHKRVAGAGYALSAFSRLGLLLAGGATGGIAAALAADRIGKGIRTAPRDAMITLSSPPETLGRAFGVHRAMDTTGALFGPLAAFGLLWATADAYDAVFVVSFCIGLLGVVLLIVFVPGHFATPASTTAPILAPSPSRARRSLFEPLRSPAFRRVLAAAALLGAATVGDAFVYLLLQRRLDVGVVWFPLLPLGAAAVYLLLAVPAGRLADRVGRRIPFLSGHGALLAAYLLLLTPINGTALLTLVLVLVGAFYATTDGVLMALAAPLLPAARRASGLALLQTGQAVARLIAAAGFGAAWTLWGPRPALAVAAAAMLTALVLARAVLPRTEQERQSP; encoded by the coding sequence ATGTATCTGGCCACCACCGGCCGGCCTGACACGCCGCCCGCACCGGGATCAGTGCCCGGGGCGGCGCGGCGGCGGGTCCCCGGCACCGTGATCGCGCTCGGAGCGGTCAGCCTCGTCACCGACATCTCCTCCGAGATGGTCACCGCCGTGCTGCCGCTCTACCTCGTCCTCGGACTGGGTCTGTCCCCCCTCCAGTTCGGTTTCCTCGACGGCCTTTTCAACGGAGTGACCGCACTGGTACGGCTCGTCGGCGGCCACGCCGCCGACCGGGGCGGCCGGCACAAGCGCGTCGCAGGCGCCGGCTACGCGCTCTCGGCCTTCTCCCGGCTCGGGCTGCTGCTCGCGGGCGGCGCGACCGGAGGCATCGCGGCCGCGCTGGCCGCCGACCGGATCGGCAAGGGCATCAGAACGGCTCCCCGCGACGCGATGATCACACTCAGCAGTCCGCCGGAGACACTGGGCCGGGCCTTCGGCGTCCACCGCGCCATGGACACGACGGGAGCGCTGTTCGGCCCGCTCGCCGCGTTCGGGCTGCTGTGGGCGACCGCGGACGCCTACGACGCGGTGTTCGTCGTCAGCTTCTGCATCGGGCTGCTGGGCGTGGTGCTGCTGATCGTGTTCGTACCGGGGCACTTCGCCACGCCCGCCTCCACCACCGCGCCCATCCTGGCCCCGAGTCCTTCCCGCGCCCGCCGTTCGTTGTTCGAGCCGCTCCGAAGTCCCGCCTTCCGCCGCGTACTCGCCGCCGCGGCGCTGCTCGGCGCGGCGACCGTCGGCGACGCGTTCGTCTACCTGCTGCTGCAGCGCCGGCTGGACGTGGGCGTGGTCTGGTTCCCCCTGCTGCCGCTCGGCGCCGCGGCCGTCTATCTGCTGCTCGCCGTCCCGGCCGGCCGCCTCGCCGACCGCGTGGGCCGCCGGATCCCGTTCCTGTCCGGGCACGGGGCCCTGCTCGCCGCCTACCTGCTGCTGCTCACGCCGATCAACGGCACGGCTCTCCTCACCCTCGTACTGGTTCTCGTCGGTGCCTTCTACGCGACCACCGACGGCGTGCTGATGGCGCTCGCCGCACCCCTGCTGCCCGCAGCCCGGCGGGCGAGCGGCCTGGCGCTGCTCCAGACCGGCCAGGCGGTGGCCCGGCTGATCGCGGCCGCCGGATTCGGCGCCGCGTGGACGCTGTGGGGCCCGAGACCCGCGCTCGCCGTCGCCGCGGCCGCGATGCTCACCGCCCTGGTGCTCGCCCGGGCCGTTCTGCCCCGCACGGAACAGGAAAGGCAGTCGCCATGA
- a CDS encoding MFS transporter, translating to MPSDAPDIPEASRTAVAVDELPAIRRRINAVLIAGQILGGLGVATGIALATVLAHEVSGTEALAGLAPTATVAGTALLSVPLAALMTARGRRPGLVLAYLIGALGAGVVVVAAVLDHFPLLLVGMAGFGAASSANLQARFAAADLAEPERRGRAISTVVWATTIGAVLGPNIASPAGRSMSGLGIPPAAGPFLWAAGVFLVSAVLVLVLLRPDPLLTARAMSPADRSPEGRSLKAGLLAVRESPMARLALVTVAVSHTAMVSIMSMTPVALGHHGAGIELIGLVISVHIAGMYAFSPVMGRLADRVGRLAVIGLAAGLLCAAAVLAGTAGGNHGQTAAGLFLLGLGWSAGLVSGSTLLTESVPQPTRAAVQGLSDLAMNTAAGVGGAAAGLVVAQAGYGWLNAAGVVLLLPMAGLAVRRAVAPA from the coding sequence ATGCCGTCCGACGCCCCTGACATACCCGAAGCATCCAGGACCGCCGTGGCGGTGGACGAACTGCCCGCGATACGCAGGCGTATCAACGCCGTGCTGATCGCCGGCCAGATCCTCGGCGGGCTCGGGGTCGCCACCGGTATCGCACTTGCCACGGTGCTCGCCCACGAGGTCAGCGGCACGGAGGCCCTGGCGGGGCTCGCCCCGACCGCCACCGTCGCAGGTACCGCGCTCCTTTCCGTGCCGCTGGCCGCCCTGATGACGGCGCGGGGCCGCCGGCCCGGACTCGTGCTGGCCTACCTCATCGGCGCGCTCGGCGCGGGAGTGGTCGTGGTCGCCGCCGTCCTCGACCACTTCCCGCTCCTGCTGGTCGGGATGGCGGGCTTCGGAGCCGCGTCGTCCGCCAATCTGCAGGCCCGGTTCGCGGCCGCCGACCTCGCGGAGCCCGAGCGGCGCGGCCGGGCCATCTCCACCGTCGTATGGGCCACGACCATCGGCGCGGTGCTCGGACCCAACATCGCCTCACCGGCAGGCCGGAGCATGTCCGGCCTCGGCATCCCGCCGGCCGCCGGGCCGTTCCTCTGGGCGGCCGGGGTGTTCCTCGTCTCCGCCGTCCTCGTACTCGTCCTGCTGCGGCCCGACCCGCTGCTCACGGCACGGGCCATGTCCCCGGCCGACCGCTCCCCGGAGGGCCGGTCGCTGAAAGCGGGGCTGCTCGCCGTGCGCGAGTCCCCCATGGCGCGGCTGGCGCTGGTGACCGTGGCCGTGTCGCACACCGCCATGGTGTCGATCATGTCGATGACGCCGGTCGCACTCGGCCACCACGGGGCCGGCATCGAGCTGATAGGCCTGGTGATCAGCGTCCACATCGCGGGCATGTACGCCTTCTCCCCGGTCATGGGCCGGCTCGCCGACCGCGTCGGACGGCTCGCGGTGATCGGGCTGGCGGCGGGCCTGCTGTGCGCGGCCGCGGTGCTGGCCGGAACCGCCGGCGGCAACCACGGGCAGACAGCGGCAGGGCTGTTCCTGCTCGGCCTCGGCTGGTCGGCGGGACTCGTCTCCGGTTCCACGCTGCTCACCGAGTCCGTCCCGCAGCCCACGAGGGCGGCGGTCCAGGGCCTGTCCGACCTGGCGATGAACACGGCGGCCGGCGTGGGCGGCGCGGCGGCGGGCCTGGTGGTTGCGCAGGCGGGGTACGGGTGGCTGAACGCGGCGGGCGTGGTGCTGTTGCTGCCGATGGCCGGGCTGGCGGTGCGCCGGGCGGTGGCCCCGGCGTAG
- a CDS encoding methylated-DNA--[protein]-cysteine S-methyltransferase — translation MKTFEWAVIGTDIGPLLLAATDEGLVSVAFHAGPAVRERMPAQLSDRLGAAPVEDPAGRLAEPIRQLHAYFAGTLRTFDLPLDWSLSAGFNRQVLRELLAGVGYGAVVGYGELAARVGQPGAAQAVGAAMGSNPLPVVVPCHRVVETDGGLGGFGGGLETKRQLLALEGVLPQPLF, via the coding sequence ATGAAGACCTTCGAGTGGGCCGTGATCGGCACGGACATCGGCCCGCTGCTCCTCGCCGCGACGGACGAGGGCCTGGTGAGCGTGGCCTTCCACGCCGGTCCTGCCGTACGGGAGCGGATGCCCGCGCAGCTGTCCGACCGGCTGGGGGCCGCGCCTGTCGAGGACCCGGCGGGCCGGCTCGCCGAGCCGATACGTCAGCTCCATGCCTATTTCGCGGGCACGCTGCGCACGTTCGACCTGCCGCTGGACTGGTCGCTCTCGGCGGGCTTCAACCGGCAGGTGCTGCGGGAACTGCTGGCCGGGGTGGGTTACGGGGCGGTCGTGGGATACGGGGAACTCGCGGCCCGAGTCGGCCAGCCGGGCGCGGCACAGGCGGTGGGAGCGGCGATGGGCTCCAATCCGCTGCCGGTCGTCGTGCCGTGCCACCGGGTGGTCGAGACGGACGGCGGGCTCGGGGGCTTCGGCGGAGGACTGGAGACCAAACGGCAGCTGCTGGCGCTCGAGGGTGTGCTGCCGCAGCCGCTGTTCTGA
- a CDS encoding glycerophosphodiester phosphodiesterase family protein has product MPGPAAGTEQSAAGHDDAPQVIAHRGASAYAPENTLAAVDLADEMGFTWVENDVQRTKDGELVVMHDDSLTRTTDVEQRFPDRAPWKVKDFTGAEIATLDAGSWRGAEWAGARVPTLKQYLERVDENRQKLLLEIKKPELYPGIEKDTLRVLGQEGWLDRSHVRSRLVIQSFGADSVRAVHRQRPDITTGFLGTPAVADLPSYAAFTDQINPTHTSLSAEYVAAVHALKGAHGKPLRVSTWTVNDAAAATRVAGFGVDGIITNNPDVVRDAIG; this is encoded by the coding sequence CTGCCCGGCCCCGCGGCCGGAACCGAACAGTCCGCCGCCGGCCATGACGACGCTCCTCAGGTGATCGCTCACCGCGGCGCGTCCGCCTACGCACCGGAGAACACCCTCGCAGCGGTCGACCTCGCCGACGAGATGGGCTTCACCTGGGTGGAGAACGACGTCCAGCGCACCAAGGACGGTGAGCTCGTGGTCATGCACGACGACTCACTCACGAGGACCACCGATGTGGAGCAGCGCTTCCCCGACCGCGCGCCGTGGAAGGTGAAGGACTTCACCGGCGCGGAGATCGCCACCCTGGACGCGGGCAGCTGGCGCGGCGCCGAATGGGCCGGCGCACGCGTACCGACGCTGAAGCAATACCTCGAGCGCGTGGACGAGAACCGCCAGAAGCTGCTCCTGGAGATCAAGAAGCCGGAGCTCTACCCCGGCATCGAGAAGGACACCCTGCGCGTGCTGGGCCAGGAGGGCTGGCTCGACCGGAGCCATGTGCGGAGCAGGCTCGTCATCCAGAGCTTCGGCGCTGACAGCGTCAGGGCGGTGCACCGGCAGCGCCCCGACATCACGACCGGCTTCCTCGGCACCCCCGCGGTCGCCGACCTGCCCTCGTACGCGGCCTTCACCGACCAGATCAATCCCACGCACACGTCCCTCAGCGCCGAGTACGTCGCCGCCGTGCACGCCCTCAAGGGCGCGCACGGCAAACCGCTGCGGGTCAGCACCTGGACCGTGAACGACGCGGCGGCCGCCACGCGCGTGGCCGGCTTCGGCGTGGACGGGATCATCACCAACAACCCCGACGTCGTGCGGGACGCCATCGGCTGA
- a CDS encoding MHYT domain-containing protein, with amino-acid sequence MQGTVDGFGYGLVTPVAAYLMACLGGALGLRCTTRSVRGEGAFRPGWLALGATAIGSGVWSMHFIAMMGFTVEEAPIGYDKATTFASLAVGIVMAGIGIFIVGHRGATRMSLVTGGTITGLGVASMHYLGMDGMRLPGRIEYDTLTVALSVVVAVVAATAALWAAVSVHGFMVSLGASLLMGLAVSGMHYIGMAAVSVHVHEAVDAAVVGDPPAELLAPVLVGPAVFLLIAAVAVLKDPLLVTGHPDRPGRGDGRALRPDLPAPRVGRPAARASVRGPGRDPWGADRH; translated from the coding sequence ATGCAGGGCACGGTGGACGGTTTCGGCTACGGCCTCGTCACCCCGGTGGCGGCCTACCTGATGGCATGCCTCGGAGGAGCACTGGGACTGCGCTGCACCACGAGGTCCGTACGCGGGGAGGGCGCTTTCCGGCCGGGCTGGCTGGCGCTCGGCGCGACGGCGATCGGCTCGGGCGTCTGGAGCATGCATTTCATCGCGATGATGGGCTTCACCGTCGAAGAGGCCCCCATCGGCTACGACAAGGCGACGACCTTCGCCAGCCTGGCCGTGGGCATCGTGATGGCGGGTATCGGGATCTTCATCGTCGGCCATCGCGGCGCGACCCGGATGTCCCTCGTCACCGGCGGGACGATCACCGGACTCGGGGTGGCGTCCATGCACTACCTGGGCATGGACGGTATGCGACTGCCCGGACGCATCGAGTACGACACCCTCACGGTAGCCCTGTCCGTCGTGGTCGCCGTCGTCGCGGCCACCGCGGCGCTCTGGGCAGCGGTGTCCGTCCACGGCTTCATGGTCAGCCTGGGGGCCAGTCTGCTCATGGGCCTCGCCGTGAGCGGAATGCACTACATCGGGATGGCCGCCGTGAGTGTCCATGTCCACGAAGCGGTGGACGCCGCGGTCGTCGGGGACCCGCCGGCCGAGCTCCTCGCCCCGGTGCTCGTCGGCCCCGCCGTGTTCCTGTTGATCGCCGCCGTCGCGGTCCTGAAGGACCCGCTGCTGGTGACCGGTCATCCCGACCGGCCCGGGCGCGGCGACGGCAGGGCCCTGCGCCCCGATCTGCCCGCGCCGAGGGTCGGGCGGCCCGCCGCCCGGGCCTCGGTACGAGGGCCCGGGCGGGACCCATGGGGAGCGGACCGCCACTGA